A single region of the Pseudomonas sp. GGS8 genome encodes:
- the hemC gene encoding hydroxymethylbilane synthase: MSSREIRIATRKSALALWQAEYVKARLEQAHPGLLVTLVPMVSRGDKLLDSPLSKIGGKGLFVKELETALLENEADIAVHSMKDVPMDFPEGLGLFCICEREDPRDAFVSNTFASLDELPPGSIVGTSSLRRQAQLLTRRPDLQIRFLRGNVNTRLAKLDAGEYDAIILAAAGLIRLGFEDRITSAISVDDSLPAGGQGAVGIECRSADTEIHALLAPLHHQDTAIRVTAERALNKHLNGGCQVPIACYAVLEGEQIWLRGLVGDPSGGLLLSAEARAPRSDAEALGVQVAEDLLSQGADTILKAVYGEAGHE, from the coding sequence ATGTCCTCTCGCGAAATCCGCATCGCCACCCGCAAAAGTGCTCTCGCCCTGTGGCAGGCCGAATACGTCAAGGCTCGTCTGGAGCAGGCCCATCCGGGCCTGCTTGTGACGCTGGTGCCCATGGTCAGTCGCGGCGACAAACTGCTCGATTCGCCCCTGTCGAAAATCGGCGGCAAGGGCCTGTTCGTCAAGGAGCTGGAAACCGCGCTGCTGGAAAACGAAGCCGACATCGCCGTGCATTCGATGAAAGACGTGCCGATGGACTTCCCCGAAGGTCTCGGTCTGTTCTGCATCTGCGAGCGCGAAGACCCGCGCGATGCATTTGTCTCCAATACCTTCGCCAGCCTGGATGAGTTGCCGCCAGGCAGCATCGTCGGCACCTCCAGCCTGCGCCGCCAGGCTCAGTTGCTGACTCGTCGCCCCGACCTGCAAATCCGCTTCCTGCGCGGCAACGTCAACACGCGCCTGGCCAAGCTCGATGCCGGCGAATACGACGCCATCATCCTCGCCGCGGCGGGTTTGATTCGTTTGGGCTTCGAAGACCGCATCACCTCGGCCATCAGTGTCGATGACAGCCTGCCGGCCGGTGGCCAGGGCGCGGTCGGTATCGAGTGCCGTAGCGCCGACACTGAAATTCATGCGCTGCTCGCACCGCTGCATCACCAGGATACGGCCATTCGTGTGACCGCCGAACGTGCCCTCAACAAACATCTGAATGGTGGCTGCCAGGTGCCGATCGCTTGCTACGCCGTGCTTGAAGGCGAGCAGATCTGGCTGCGTGGTTTGGTAGGTGATCCGAGCGGTGGCTTGTTGCTCAGTGCCGAGGCCCGTGCACCGCGTAGCGACGCCGAGGCCCTGGGCGTGCAAGTGGCCGAAGACCTGCTGAGTCAGGGCGCCGACACCATTCTCAAAGCAGTCTATGGCGAGGCTGGGCACGAGTGA
- a CDS encoding uroporphyrinogen-III C-methyltransferase, which translates to MSETALPKDDVRPVFDAPVETPSPAAEPRRGNGLAIVALLLGAAGVAVGGWGVWQVRHLQANNLQQLSQVQALNDQAQSLKLNEQRLTARLEQMPAAEELDARSRLVTQLQGDQQRLNQRLETVLGASRKDWRLAEAEHLLRLASLRLSALQDISSAQALVQGADEILREQNDPGAFAARAQVAKTLVALRSTEQPDRTGLFLRLGALRDQVISLTELAPEYKDRGESLLGLTADGDGASRWAQWWDQISRYIRIDFNADKNVRPLLAGQSLSQVRLALSLSLEQAQWAALNGQAAVYTQALTEARDVLKGNFNPDNPQSRIMLEQVGELSKQPVTVVTPELTGTLSAVQAYLERRNVNAEDSVKPLAKPAASTVQEATP; encoded by the coding sequence GTGAGCGAAACAGCCTTGCCTAAAGATGACGTCCGGCCGGTATTTGATGCACCGGTTGAAACTCCTTCACCTGCTGCTGAGCCGCGCCGAGGCAATGGGCTGGCAATCGTCGCGCTGCTGTTGGGCGCTGCCGGTGTTGCCGTGGGCGGTTGGGGAGTTTGGCAGGTGCGTCACCTGCAAGCCAATAACCTGCAACAGTTGAGTCAGGTACAGGCGTTGAACGATCAGGCGCAGAGCCTGAAGCTCAACGAGCAGCGTCTGACCGCTCGCCTCGAACAAATGCCTGCCGCCGAAGAACTCGATGCGCGCAGTCGCTTGGTCACTCAACTTCAGGGCGATCAACAGCGTTTGAATCAGCGTCTGGAAACCGTCCTCGGTGCCAGCCGCAAGGATTGGCGTTTGGCCGAGGCTGAGCATTTGCTGCGCCTGGCCAGCCTGCGTCTGTCGGCGTTGCAGGACATCAGCAGCGCCCAGGCCCTGGTGCAGGGGGCCGATGAGATTCTCCGCGAACAGAATGACCCGGGGGCTTTTGCCGCGCGCGCGCAAGTGGCCAAAACCCTGGTGGCCCTGCGCAGTACCGAACAGCCGGATCGCACTGGCTTGTTCCTGCGACTGGGGGCCTTGCGCGATCAAGTGATCAGCCTCACCGAGCTGGCGCCCGAGTACAAGGACCGTGGCGAATCTTTATTGGGCCTGACGGCCGATGGCGACGGCGCCAGTCGCTGGGCGCAATGGTGGGATCAGATCTCGCGTTACATCCGCATCGATTTCAATGCCGACAAGAATGTTCGTCCATTGCTGGCAGGGCAGAGCCTGAGCCAGGTGCGTCTGGCCCTGAGCCTGTCGCTGGAGCAGGCGCAGTGGGCCGCACTCAATGGTCAGGCTGCCGTCTACACCCAGGCGCTGACCGAGGCGCGGGACGTGCTCAAGGGCAACTTCAACCCGGACAACCCTCAGAGCAGGATCATGCTGGAGCAGGTGGGCGAGTTGAGCAAGCAGCCGGTCACGGTGGTCACGCCGGAACTGACGGGCACGTTGAGCGCCGTTCAGGCTTACCTTGAGCGACGCAACGTCAACGCCGAGGACTCAGTGAAACCTCTGGCCAAACCTGCCGCGAGCACTGTGCAGGAGGCCACACCATGA
- a CDS encoding uroporphyrinogen-III synthase, with amino-acid sequence MTGWRLLLTRPADESAVLARVLADSGVFSSSLPLLDIEPMPASATMRAVIQDLDHYCAVIVVSKPAARIAVELLHQHWPQPPALTWFSVGAATAQILEANGLDVSFPADGDDSEALLELPRLREAIARPDPRVLIVRGQGGRELLAERLRELGASVEYLELYRRGLPQYPPAMLPERIEAERLNGLVVSSGQGFEHLHRLAGDAWPLMARLPLFVPSPRVAELARAAGAQTVVDCRGASAAALLTALREHPVPVF; translated from the coding sequence GTGACTGGCTGGCGCCTGCTGCTGACGCGCCCTGCGGATGAATCGGCGGTGCTTGCCCGTGTGTTGGCTGATTCGGGGGTTTTCAGTAGCAGCTTGCCGCTTTTGGACATCGAGCCGATGCCCGCCTCTGCCACAATGCGCGCAGTGATACAGGACCTGGATCACTATTGCGCGGTGATCGTGGTCAGCAAGCCGGCCGCCAGAATCGCTGTCGAGCTGCTCCACCAGCATTGGCCGCAACCACCGGCTCTGACGTGGTTCAGCGTCGGCGCGGCGACGGCGCAGATCCTCGAGGCTAACGGGCTGGACGTGAGCTTCCCGGCCGACGGTGATGACAGCGAAGCCTTGCTTGAACTTCCACGATTGCGCGAGGCTATCGCCCGTCCCGATCCAAGGGTGCTGATCGTGCGTGGGCAGGGTGGGCGCGAGTTGCTGGCTGAGCGTTTGCGTGAGCTTGGTGCTAGTGTCGAGTATCTGGAGTTGTACCGACGCGGCTTGCCGCAGTACCCACCAGCGATGCTGCCTGAGCGGATCGAGGCGGAACGCTTGAACGGGCTGGTGGTCAGCAGTGGACAGGGTTTTGAGCACCTGCACCGATTGGCCGGCGATGCCTGGCCGCTCATGGCGCGGTTGCCGTTGTTTGTTCCAAGCCCCAGGGTTGCCGAGCTGGCACGCGCCGCCGGGGCCCAAACAGTTGTGGATTGTCGTGGCGCCAGTGCCGCGGCCTTGCTGACGGCGTTACGGGAGCACCCCGTGCCCGTTTTCTAA